The DNA segment CAGGTCCGGCAATTTGGCCAGAAAATAATCACGCATAAAGACTCGTCCGGGTTTTAAGTGGGCCGGCAGTTTGAGGTAAAAATCGACCAGCCTATCATCGGCCAGGGCAAAATGATCGTGCCAGAAGAATCGGTTGCAGTCGACTTGATTCATATAGCGGGCCAGGCGATTTTTAATAAAGAAAATGTCCTTCTGATTACAGTACCAGGGGGAAACTTTTTCACAGGCCCGAAATTCATCGTCGATAGAAGGCAAATATCGGTCCTTTAAAAATTGCCGGAATTGATCGGTGAAACAGAAGAAGAAATCATCATCGAGAAAATCTCCGCCCAGAGTAAATTTTATGCGGTTAAGTTTTTCTTCATGACTGATATCTTTTACGATTTCGGACGGCTTAAAATAAGAGGAGCCGAAATTGGTCGGCCCGCCGAAGATACCGTTGAGGAATACCGACGATTCGGCGGGAAGGCCGTATTGCTTGCCGATGCCGATAAGAATGGCCGGGCTGTTGTCCATCATGCCGTCGGATAAAAATATCATCTGCTCGGAATATTGAGCGATCCAGCGGGGATCGATTTCTATAAAGCGGAAATGCTCCAGTTTGAGGAACCGAGCCACGTCTTTGGCCACTTTGTAATCAAGACAACCTTTGATGCCGTGCGTGAAGGTACGGGGATTGTGTCCGGCCAGAAGCGTATGGTGTAATATAAAACGGGAGTCGAGGCCACCGGAAAGGGGCAGGATGATATTTCGGGCCTGACCGATTCTTTTCCTGATAATCTGCCCGTAAAGGGCATCGACCTCCTCGATCATCTCCGGGATCGGCTGACGGGATTCCTCGCCGTAATGATAGTCCCAGTATTGTCTGACGGATATCTGTCCGTTTTGATAATTCAAAAGGCTGGCGCCGGGCAATTTTCTGGCGCCGCTGAACATGGTTTTGTCCCCCATCAGATATCCATAATTGAAATAATCAGCCACGGCGTTATTGTTGAGGGCCTTTTTGAAATTTTCGTAAGCGAGAAACGCTTTGACCTCAGTGGCGAACAGGAAATACCGGTCATCCTCAAAGATATAAAGATGGCGGTGGCCGAAACGATCGTTGCCAATTGTGACCCGCTTATGCTCCAAGTCAAAGATCACAGCATTGAAAGAACCGTCGATTTTCTCCGGCCAATTATCCGGCGAAGCTCGATAAATATCAATAAGACGGGTCGCCTTTTTATCGGTCGGGGCTGAAATTTGTCCGGATTGAACATTCTTCCAATCATAAATATAACCGGAAAAGGCGGAGGCCATTTGTCGCCTTTCATCGATTGCAAGTCTTTCCTCACCTTCAAGGGGAAGTTCCACAAGTCCGAAGGCGAACCAGGCGCCGGAATATGTCTGAGAAGTAAATTGCTCATTATATGAAAGGCGGTTCTTCATTTCTTGAATGAGTTTCTCATTCGCGTCCCTATCCTCATTCTGTTTTCTTATGACGCCAAAGATTCCCGGCATATTTTTCCTCTTGAATAGAACTATTATTAAGATAGGTAATAAATTGACAATTTTTTAGCAATCTTAATTAGAAATTGAATTTTGAGGATTTCCCTCCTTTGTCATTGGCGATATCCGATCAACTTCGTCATAAATAATTTTCGAAAGATTGAGACCGTCGAACGACGCCAGAAATGGCCAATTTTTCTTGACATTCGAGCATAAATCCTTATGTTGTTATTGATAAATGCGTTACTATAATACGCAAAGATTGAAAACTACTTTTGAGGACTTATTTTATATCGGGTTCTTTTGGCCCGAATTCCCCTACCCGCCTTTTGATAATGGTGTTGTTACATTGACGGTTAATGTGAAGTAAACGGCTTCAGGCTTGTTTATTTCGGAAGACTGAGGTATGAGTAATTTGAACCAGGGACCTATATTTATATTTATGGCGATCGCAGCGATTTTTGCTGCTGTCGGAAGCGCAGACGCCGAGGGAGGACTGGCGGGAGAGACGACTTTTAATCCGGGGGAGATTTTGCTCCGCTGGACCGCACCCGGAGATAATGGATATACGGGTCGCGCCGCCGGCTATGATATAAGATACCAGGCCTATTCTTTGGGACCGCTGGACACCGAGGCGGAATGGAGAAATGCGTCACGGGTGTTGGGAGAACCAAGTCCGTCGATAGCGGGAGTAAAGGACTCCATGATTGTCAAGAGCCTGGTATACGGTGCCAGTTTTTATTTCGCGATGAAAACCTATGATTTGGCCGGGAATTATTCGGTCCTTTCCAACTCGCCGCTGGTGACGGCCGGGGACACTTTGAACTGCAGTTATATTCCGGGCGATGCCAATGCGGACGGATATATTAATATCAAGGATGTCGCCTGTGTCGTTTCTTACCTTTATAAAGAGGGGTTCCTGCCGTACCCTCTTCAGTCGGCCGATGTCGATGCCTCAGGGATAATCAATATTCTTGACGTCAGTTATGTCATAAAGTCGATATACCACGAAGGTCCCGATCCGGTATGTTATTGAGGTTGTTGGCGTTCAAAGATTTATTATCTTGACAGAACCTGTCGATTTTACTTTTAATTAAATTTTGAATGCGTATATGAATTGGATTTCATATTGAAATCCATGTCCGGAGTCCCTGCAGAATGTAGACTGTCCGGAGAATATTGAAGTTCGGGTCCTTATGGAAAAGAAATGGCGAAATATTCTGATTTTTTCTCTGATTGGTAATTTGTTCATAATTTATGTGGCCTATAAAGCGCTTGATTACCGCCGCCACGTGAACTATTTTCTGGATAAATATACCAATGTGGTCGATGATTTTTCGAGCCGCCGTACTTTCGAAGCCGAAAATAGAAAAGTGGAGGGTCAGCCCGCTTCGCCGAACCGCGTGGTGTTCATCGGTTCGCAGATTACTCACGGCTGGGAACTTGAAAAATATTTCCCTGAATACGAAACTATTAATAGAGGTATTGTTGGTCAAAGGCTGGCCGGTTTTGTTCTCAGATTTCAGTCGGACGTGGTCGATTTGAAACCGGCTGCAGTGGTGGTGGAATTCAGTTCCTACAATTTCCGCCCGGAAAACAGCCAGGCCGAGTTGAGGGACTATATCAAGTCACTGGCCGATATGGCCAAAGCCAACGGAATAATTCCTATTCTAACTTCTGTCGTTCCGGTCGGACCGGATTTTGCCTCCGAGATCGAGGTGCCGTACATCGTGCAGGACAGTTTAAATTTGTTCAACCGCTGGCTGTCATCTTATTGTACCGAGAAAAATATCCCGCTGGCCGATTTTGCCGGGGCGGTGAGTGATTCTTCCGGTTATCTGGCGAAAGAATATTCAGCGGGCCAAATCTTGCTGAACCCGGCCGGGTACGATCGGATAAGTCGGGCCACTCGGGAAGTCTTGAACAGAAACAAAATTGGCGCGAAATAATTCCTTTTAGGGAGAGATATATGAAAAACTTTATGGTGGTTATACTGATCTTGTCGCTGGCGGGGAATTTGATAGGTGCCTATTTTATCTATAAGGCCCTGAAGCTTCGTGGTGAAATTCGTCAGTATCAGAATTATCATGCGGATTTAAAGGCCAAGTATGAGTCGCTCAAAGCCGATTTTGGAGGCATTGCAGTCTATAAAGCGGAGAACGAGCGGCTCCTGAAAGAAACCTCACCGGAACAGAGGAAAAAGATGACGATTCTTTTTGGGGCATCGATTACCAAGGGATTCGATGCTGAGAAATATTTACCCGGTAAGGGACTTATCAATCGCGGTATCGGTTCGCAGTCGGACACCCAGTTATTGGCCCGCTTCTCGCCCGATGTCCTCAGGCTTGAACCGGGGAATGTTGTGTTAAAATTCTGCTCCGGGAATTTCACGCCGAAAGCCGACATTCAGGCAATATGGGATGAGTATGAATTGATGGCGATGGAAGCGGCCGGCCATAATATAAAGCCGATTCTGGCAACTGTCCTTCCGGCTACGAAGAGCGCGGAGGAGTATCCCGATTATAGTATTGCGGCGCAGGTTAAAGACTTTAATTCGCGAGTCAGGGAATTGGGGGCGAAACACGGGTTTATAATAGCCGACTATTATGAGGCCCTGTCGGATAAGGACGGTTACCTTCCCGATTCGCTGGCCCGGGACTCCATCCATCCAAATGAGAAGGGATATGCGATAATGGCGAATGTTCTGGGGCCGATTCTGGATTGATTTTGGGACCCACGCCTAACCTAATCCCTTGAAATGACGATAATTAAGGCGAAAGCCAAGTAGTCCAAATTAGAAAGGATTTTTATCGGACTTATGATAGCTGTCGATTGGGAAAAAGTTAATTTTCCAAATCCGTCAATAATTGAAAAGCATGATTATTTTGATCGCGGCGGCAAAAAGATTTTCCGAGCCGAATATCTTCCCGCGGGTGGATTTAATTCCGGGGTGGTTCTTTGTTCTCCTTTTGCGGAAGAGAAAGTCAGGACATTGCGCATCTATGTTTCGCTGGCCCGTGCTCTGGCGGCTGTCGGCGTGGGCGTCGTTAGCTTTGACTATTTCGGCGACGGCGACAGTGAAGGGAATTTTGAAGAAGCATCGCTTGAGGACCGTCTGCTGGACATTGAATCAATATTCATCGACTTCAGGAGCCGCCACCGCCTTGAAAAATCGGTGCTTTTGGGTCTTCGCTGGGGAGCCACTCTGGCGGCGCTGTCGGCGGAGAAATTGAGTCCTGATCTCCTGGTGCTCTGGGAACCGATAATAGATACCGGCAAATTTTTCTATGACTATTTACGAATCAACCTCGCTTCGCAAATGCTGATTGAGGGCAAGGTCTCCCGCAACCGCGATGACCTGGTGCGGGTTATGCGGGAGGGAGCGGCGGTCACGGTTGAGGGATATAATATCACCGGCAGATTTTATGACGGGGCGACGGCAGCGACATTAAAGGGAAAAGCCCAAAATTATCCCGGGGCGGCCCTGATCATGCAAATTGCGGCGGCGCCCGACAGGATTCGCCCCGAACTGGAAACGCTCCGGGGAGCGTTTGACCGGGCTGAAATTCGGGCCGTGCCACGTGAATTTGAATGGGAAAAGACAGAAACCTGGCGGCCGGCGCCGCCCTTATTGTTTGGTGAAACGTTCAGCTTTTTGGAAAGAAATGGGTTTTTCGGAAGAAATATTCAGTCTTAAAAATAACAAGGGCGAAATGATGTACGGGGTGGTTCATCATCCCGCCCGGCCTAACGGGGCGCTGGTGATGATGTTCAATATCGGACTTCATTATCGGGTCTGCCATTCCCGCCTTTTTGTTCGTCAGGCGCGCGACTTGCAGAACAGAGGATTTTTGGTGGTGCGGATGGATACTTCCAAGGTCGGGTACAGCCACGGGGAGATTCCAGTCGGCCGGGCAATCGATTCATATGACGCCGTCCAGACGGGGTTATTCAAAGATGATGCTCTGATATTTTTAACGTACTTGCGAGACCGATTCCGGCCGAAGAAAATATTTTTCACCGGTCTGTGCGGGGGGGCTCTGACAGCGATTATAGCGGGAGCCGCGGCCGGTGAAGTTGACGGAGTGGTTTTTATTGCCGGTCCCGTGACAGTAACCTCGCCCGAATACGAACTCTCGACCATGCATCCCTTTCAAGCCGATATCCTGGTCGCGGGGTATCTGAAACGGTTGATGAGTCCTTCGGCTTGGGCCAGATTTTTTTCCGGACGAACCTCATATCGAAGCTTGTTCACTTCGCTTAAAGTCAAGCTGGCAACCAAATTCAAGAGGGATAACGCTGGCATCGGCGAGGCGACAAACATGGGCGGTGATGAAGAAGAAAATAAGGGAGACCTGTTTAACCGGGTCTTTTATGAATCATTCGAGGCCCTCATGAGAACCGAGCGGAAAATTCTTTTTCTTATGCCGGAGCTGGATCGCGCCACCTATGACTTTGACAGTATCTTCGCCAGGCAAGTGCTGGGTCATTTCGCGCAGTCGTCACATCTGTTTAAAGTGGCCCGGATACCGAAAGCCAATCATACTTTTTCCACCCCGGAATCGACGCGATGTCTTTTTGAAGAAACCGCCAACTGGCTCAATTCCAATCTTTCCTGAAATATGACGAAACTGGTTGTAGTCATAGTCAGCTGGAACACGGTCGACCTGACGCGGGATTGCCTGCGGACCCTTTTCACCGAAATCGCCCCGATAGATCATGAAGTCTGGATGGTGGATAATGATTCCAGGGACGATTCCGCGGCAATGGTGCGGAGGGAATTTCCGTCAGTGAAATTGATTCAGAACCGGACAAATGTCGGCTTTGCCAAAGCGAACAACCAGATCCTGAGTCAAGCCGAAGGCGAATATTATCTTCTGCTGAATACCGATACGATTATTCCACAGGATTCAATCCGCAAGTTGATTCAATTCATGGACGAGAACCCGGACGCCGGGGCGGCCGGCCCAAAATTGAAAAATGCTCTGGGTGCCGCGGAAAGGGGTCTGAAACCGCTCCCGACTCTGGGCGGAGAGATCCGCTATTGTCTCGCTTCGCATTTCTACCCGCTCAATTCGATTTTCCAAAGGATGCTCGCGGGCTCCCGAAACCGCGAAGAAAGTACCCTCGGGTCAATCGAGGCCGAGGTTCTTTCGGCGGCTTGTTTGATAATCCGTCGCGAGGTAATTAAAAAGGTCGGATTATTGGCTGAAGATTATTTTCTTTTTTCCGAGGAAAATGATTATTTCTACCGGATGAAGCAGGCCGGATTCAGAGGATATTATCTTCCCCAAATTGAAGTAATACACCTTATCGGGATGAGCCGCAAGAAGCGTCAGAACTTCGATTCGGATTTGAATTTCTTCAAGAGCCGGATGCTTTTCTTCAGGAAATTCCATCCCGGGATAATGCCGCTGTTCAAATTGAATTATTATTTCTTTTTTGTCTGGTCCTATACGATGGCCGGATTGAAGGGATTTTTGAAAAGACCGCCGTCCGAGGAGAATTATGCCGAGCTCTATTGCCGTTTGCTCGGGATTCTCCGGAGAGGAGGGAGGGAGTGAAGAAGGTCCTGATCGTGTCATACGTGTTCCCGCCGATGGCGGCGGTCGGCGTGCACAGAATTGTGAACTTCTGCAAATTCCTTCCGCAATTCGGGTGGCGCCCGGTAGTGCTGACTGTCAAGGGAGGGGTCAATGCTTCCTGGGATGCCACCCCTCTGGAGTCTATTCCCGAGACAATTATCTACCGCTCATTGACTTTTGAACCGTTGCTTAAGCGAGAAATGAATCGTCAGGCCAAGGAATCATACAGCCCTTCAGAGAGCGCTGAGAAAAAAACGGGCGGCGATAGGAGAAAATCGCTTTTGGGTCGTCTGAAGCGGTTCATCCGTCTCTCCCTATCGGTGCCGGACTATGCTATTTTCTGGGTTCCCTTCGGGGTGATAAAAGGTATAAAAATCGTGCGCAAGGAAAATATTTCGGTCATTATGTCTTCGTCACCCCCGGTATCGGCCCACATAGTCGCTTCGCTCGTGGCCCGATTAACAGGTCGGCCCCATCTGGTTGATTTTCGTGACCTCTGGACTTTGAATCATAATTATAGCCAGAGAGGTTATCCGGGGTATTTCATGAAATATGACAGATTCTGGGAACGTATGGTTTTAAAAAGGGCAAGACTGGTTACCACGGCGTCGCCCGGTTTCAGCCGTCAGATGGAAAGTCATCTCGGCGGATTTCTGGCAGGAAAAATTCGGACTATTACCAATGGTTTCGACTACGGGGAAGTTGATCTCGGAGAAGAGTTGAGCAGAAATGAAAAAAAACGATTGCAGTTCCTTTATACGGGGGCGCTCTACAGTCATTTCAATCCGATCTTTTTTCTCGAATCGGTAGCGGAATGGTTTAAGGAGGATAAATTCGATCCGGAAACAGTGGCGATTGATTTTTACGGAAATTGCGACTATGATTACAGTGACTGGGTGAAGAGAGTGGGATTGGAGCAGATTGTAAAATTCCACGGATTTGTACCGAGAGCGAAGCTCTTACCGATTATAAAGGAGGCCGATTGCCTCCTGCTCCTGCTCGGTTTCAGGCCCGAGGCGGCCAATGTAATACCGGCCAAATTGTTTGAGTACCTGGCATCCGGAGCAAAGATATTAGCCCTGGCGCCGGAGGGGGTGGCCTCGGAATTAATTAAAAAGTACGGGACCGGGGTCTGTATAAATCGGGAAGATAGGAATGTTTTGAAAGAGGTATTAAGGCGGATTTATCTGGAATGGCGCAATTCGCCTTTGCAACGACGCAAATATCGATATATTGAAGATATAGACCGGAAAAAATTGACGGGACGAATGGCCGCTTTGCTGGAGCATCTTACTGCCGCCAAGAATCGTGGGGCGGCCGGATCCCTGCCGGAATAAGGATAAATGGCGGAACCATATCAGACATATCAACCGAAGCCAATTGTCACGGCTAAAGGACTGATCTTCCTGGCTCTCATAGTCGGCAGTTTGATTTTGGGGGGGCTGGCGGCGTTGGTAAATCCCCTTTATTTGATTTTGGGCGTGGTCGGTTTGGTGGTCATTTTTCTCATGGTCAAATATGACTATTTCGGGCTTTTGGTTTATCTCCTCGTGTTTCTTATGCGGCCGGGTGAGACATACACTTTTCTGGCGAAAGTCCGCATCGAATTGATACTCGGAGCCTGCCTGGCGTTTCTGGCCCTGATAAAGAATAAATACCGCTACGGTCACTTTACAATCCCGGATAATAAACTTAATCTTGATATGCTTTTAATCCTGGGGGCGATGTGTCTATCCTTTTCGCTATCTTCGTGCAAGGATTGCACCATAAATGCGATTCAGGAATTGCTGAAACTGGCCATATTCTTCCTTCTGATAATACTTACCATAGACACACGCAAGAAATTGGAGATATTCATCTGGGCGTTTCTATTGATAAACGCCAAACTGACATTCGATATTAACTGGGGTTTTTATCATGGTCAGGCCGTCTACAATCAGGGGCTGGAAAGAGCCACCGGGGGAAATTCCGCAATGGACAATTTTAACGGTATCGCCATCACGATGAACACCATGATACCGTTCGCCTACTACCTGTTTTTCTATTACCGGGAGTACTGGCAGAAGATTTTGATGCTGGGGTGCCTGATTTTATTTTCCTGGACCCTTATTATCACCGGCTCGCGGGGCGGGTTATTGGGTTTCCTGGGGATACTGGGAATTATATGGCTGCAATCCAAAAGAAAACTGGCGTTAGGGTTATTTTTTATTGTTTTCATGGCGGCAGGATGGACCATGCTCGGCGCTTCCAGTAAGGCCAGATATGAGACTATCTTCGATAAAAATCTCGATGAATCATCGGAGAATCGGGTTCTGGCATGGGAAGACGGGCTGGAGATGGCCATTATTCGTCCTGTAACCGGCGTGGGAGCCGGGGCCTTTGCCTGGGCCCGAGTGGAAAGATTCGGGCGCTATCTCAATCCGCATAATATGTATATTCAGGTGCTCGCGGAATTGGGTTTTATCGGAGCCTTCATATATTTCATGTTTGTAATAGATATTTTTCGATTCAATTTCAGATTATTGAAAAGTGTGCCGTCCCGGGGATCGCCTTTAGCGCTTTTGAGACCGCTGTCGCGAGCGATCATTGCATCATGCGGATCTCTATTGATAACCGGCATTTTTGCCCATTCGGCATATCGCTATACCTGGTATTTCGTGGCGG comes from the Candidatus Zixiibacteriota bacterium genome and includes:
- a CDS encoding putative Glycosyl transferase family 2 (Evidence 3 : Putative function from multiple computational evidences); amino-acid sequence: MTKLVVVIVSWNTVDLTRDCLRTLFTEIAPIDHEVWMVDNDSRDDSAAMVRREFPSVKLIQNRTNVGFAKANNQILSQAEGEYYLLLNTDTIIPQDSIRKLIQFMDENPDAGAAGPKLKNALGAAERGLKPLPTLGGEIRYCLASHFYPLNSIFQRMLAGSRNREESTLGSIEAEVLSAACLIIRREVIKKVGLLAEDYFLFSEENDYFYRMKQAGFRGYYLPQIEVIHLIGMSRKKRQNFDSDLNFFKSRMLFFRKFHPGIMPLFKLNYYFFFVWSYTMAGLKGFLKRPPSEENYAELYCRLLGILRRGGRE
- a CDS encoding exported hypothetical protein (Evidence 5 : Unknown function), whose amino-acid sequence is MSNLNQGPIFIFMAIAAIFAAVGSADAEGGLAGETTFNPGEILLRWTAPGDNGYTGRAAGYDIRYQAYSLGPLDTEAEWRNASRVLGEPSPSIAGVKDSMIVKSLVYGASFYFAMKTYDLAGNYSVLSNSPLVTAGDTLNCSYIPGDANADGYINIKDVACVVSYLYKEGFLPYPLQSADVDASGIINILDVSYVIKSIYHEGPDPVCY
- a CDS encoding putative glycosyl transferase group 1 (Evidence 3 : Putative function from multiple computational evidences) codes for the protein MKKVLIVSYVFPPMAAVGVHRIVNFCKFLPQFGWRPVVLTVKGGVNASWDATPLESIPETIIYRSLTFEPLLKREMNRQAKESYSPSESAEKKTGGDRRKSLLGRLKRFIRLSLSVPDYAIFWVPFGVIKGIKIVRKENISVIMSSSPPVSAHIVASLVARLTGRPHLVDFRDLWTLNHNYSQRGYPGYFMKYDRFWERMVLKRARLVTTASPGFSRQMESHLGGFLAGKIRTITNGFDYGEVDLGEELSRNEKKRLQFLYTGALYSHFNPIFFLESVAEWFKEDKFDPETVAIDFYGNCDYDYSDWVKRVGLEQIVKFHGFVPRAKLLPIIKEADCLLLLLGFRPEAANVIPAKLFEYLASGAKILALAPEGVASELIKKYGTGVCINREDRNVLKEVLRRIYLEWRNSPLQRRKYRYIEDIDRKKLTGRMAALLEHLTAAKNRGAAGSLPE
- a CDS encoding hypothetical protein (Evidence 5 : Unknown function); the encoded protein is MGFSEEIFSLKNNKGEMMYGVVHHPARPNGALVMMFNIGLHYRVCHSRLFVRQARDLQNRGFLVVRMDTSKVGYSHGEIPVGRAIDSYDAVQTGLFKDDALIFLTYLRDRFRPKKIFFTGLCGGALTAIIAGAAAGEVDGVVFIAGPVTVTSPEYELSTMHPFQADILVAGYLKRLMSPSAWARFFSGRTSYRSLFTSLKVKLATKFKRDNAGIGEATNMGGDEEENKGDLFNRVFYESFEALMRTERKILFLMPELDRATYDFDSIFARQVLGHFAQSSHLFKVARIPKANHTFSTPESTRCLFEETANWLNSNLS
- a CDS encoding hypothetical protein (Evidence 5 : Unknown function), with amino-acid sequence MKNFMVVILILSLAGNLIGAYFIYKALKLRGEIRQYQNYHADLKAKYESLKADFGGIAVYKAENERLLKETSPEQRKKMTILFGASITKGFDAEKYLPGKGLINRGIGSQSDTQLLARFSPDVLRLEPGNVVLKFCSGNFTPKADIQAIWDEYELMAMEAAGHNIKPILATVLPATKSAEEYPDYSIAAQVKDFNSRVRELGAKHGFIIADYYEALSDKDGYLPDSLARDSIHPNEKGYAIMANVLGPILD
- a CDS encoding putative Asparagine synthase (glutamine-hydrolyzing) (Evidence 3 : Putative function from multiple computational evidences; Product type e : enzyme) — encoded protein: MPGIFGVIRKQNEDRDANEKLIQEMKNRLSYNEQFTSQTYSGAWFAFGLVELPLEGEERLAIDERRQMASAFSGYIYDWKNVQSGQISAPTDKKATRLIDIYRASPDNWPEKIDGSFNAVIFDLEHKRVTIGNDRFGHRHLYIFEDDRYFLFATEVKAFLAYENFKKALNNNAVADYFNYGYLMGDKTMFSGARKLPGASLLNYQNGQISVRQYWDYHYGEESRQPIPEMIEEVDALYGQIIRKRIGQARNIILPLSGGLDSRFILHHTLLAGHNPRTFTHGIKGCLDYKVAKDVARFLKLEHFRFIEIDPRWIAQYSEQMIFLSDGMMDNSPAILIGIGKQYGLPAESSVFLNGIFGGPTNFGSSYFKPSEIVKDISHEEKLNRIKFTLGGDFLDDDFFFCFTDQFRQFLKDRYLPSIDDEFRACEKVSPWYCNQKDIFFIKNRLARYMNQVDCNRFFWHDHFALADDRLVDFYLKLPAHLKPGRVFMRDYFLAKLPDLARITYQGTGVNLYQTRSNFSKKYEAWRGKMRHYLERLSAGKLILYNKKNYHHYNQWYRACPEVRDFYESVLLDERTRRRGYYNMPHLEMLLKKQRRGAPGAGNLSSLLGFELFNRLFVD
- a CDS encoding putative GDSL-like Lipase/Acylhydrolase family protein (Evidence 3 : Putative function from multiple computational evidences); amino-acid sequence: MEKKWRNILIFSLIGNLFIIYVAYKALDYRRHVNYFLDKYTNVVDDFSSRRTFEAENRKVEGQPASPNRVVFIGSQITHGWELEKYFPEYETINRGIVGQRLAGFVLRFQSDVVDLKPAAVVVEFSSYNFRPENSQAELRDYIKSLADMAKANGIIPILTSVVPVGPDFASEIEVPYIVQDSLNLFNRWLSSYCTEKNIPLADFAGAVSDSSGYLAKEYSAGQILLNPAGYDRISRATREVLNRNKIGAK
- a CDS encoding conserved hypothetical protein (Evidence 4 : Unknown function but conserved in other organisms), whose product is MIAVDWEKVNFPNPSIIEKHDYFDRGGKKIFRAEYLPAGGFNSGVVLCSPFAEEKVRTLRIYVSLARALAAVGVGVVSFDYFGDGDSEGNFEEASLEDRLLDIESIFIDFRSRHRLEKSVLLGLRWGATLAALSAEKLSPDLLVLWEPIIDTGKFFYDYLRINLASQMLIEGKVSRNRDDLVRVMREGAAVTVEGYNITGRFYDGATAATLKGKAQNYPGAALIMQIAAAPDRIRPELETLRGAFDRAEIRAVPREFEWEKTETWRPAPPLLFGETFSFLERNGFFGRNIQS
- a CDS encoding membrane hypothetical protein (Evidence 5 : Unknown function), translated to MAEPYQTYQPKPIVTAKGLIFLALIVGSLILGGLAALVNPLYLILGVVGLVVIFLMVKYDYFGLLVYLLVFLMRPGETYTFLAKVRIELILGACLAFLALIKNKYRYGHFTIPDNKLNLDMLLILGAMCLSFSLSSCKDCTINAIQELLKLAIFFLLIILTIDTRKKLEIFIWAFLLINAKLTFDINWGFYHGQAVYNQGLERATGGNSAMDNFNGIAITMNTMIPFAYYLFFYYREYWQKILMLGCLILFSWTLIITGSRGGLLGFLGILGIIWLQSKRKLALGLFFIVFMAAGWTMLGASSKARYETIFDKNLDESSENRVLAWEDGLEMAIIRPVTGVGAGAFAWARVERFGRYLNPHNMYIQVLAELGFIGAFIYFMFVIDIFRFNFRLLKSVPSRGSPLALLRPLSRAIIASCGSLLITGIFAHSAYRYTWYFVAALTVIAMQFVREMKAVEESSSAGNLAVSASGIDSGSKVNG